A single genomic interval of uncultured Desulfobulbus sp. harbors:
- the modB gene encoding molybdate ABC transporter permease subunit produces the protein MSVDASWILHILREPATRECIWLSAQVASLSMPILAVSGVVLGYLLGAGKGRWLPLLDFLITLPLVFPPIATGFLLLLALGRRSPVGVWLKQSLGVEIIFSFWGVVLAACIAGLPLIVKQVQAAVRRETTRLVETALVLGKSPWTIVFRVILPSLKTSIAIGLSLAFARSLGEVGVTLMLGGNIAGRTNTISLEVYNAVFTGDYERAFVLVLLLGILSMALILLTRHLARQ, from the coding sequence GTGAGCGTGGACGCCTCCTGGATCCTCCATATCCTCCGTGAACCCGCAACCCGGGAATGTATCTGGCTCAGTGCTCAGGTTGCCTCTCTCTCCATGCCGATCTTGGCGGTCAGTGGCGTTGTCCTGGGCTATCTCCTCGGCGCCGGCAAGGGGCGGTGGCTGCCGCTCCTTGATTTTCTCATCACCCTGCCCCTTGTTTTCCCGCCCATAGCCACCGGTTTCCTGCTTCTGCTCGCGCTCGGGCGGAGGAGCCCCGTGGGCGTCTGGCTCAAGCAGTCCCTGGGCGTGGAAATCATCTTCAGTTTTTGGGGCGTGGTTTTGGCGGCCTGTATCGCCGGATTACCGCTCATCGTCAAGCAGGTCCAGGCCGCTGTCCGCCGGGAAACGACCCGGTTGGTGGAAACAGCTCTGGTCCTAGGCAAATCACCATGGACCATTGTTTTCCGGGTTATTCTCCCCTCCCTCAAAACCAGTATTGCTATCGGCCTTTCCCTGGCCTTTGCCCGTTCACTGGGTGAAGTGGGCGTTACCCTGATGCTGGGCGGCAACATCGCAGGCCGTACCAACACCATCTCCCTTGAGGTCTACAACGCCGTCTTCACCGGTGATTACGAACGGGCCTTTGTTCTCGTGCTCCTCCTGGGCATCCTCTCCATGGCCCTGATTCTCCTCACCCGTCACCTGGCCCGGCAGTAA
- a CDS encoding cytochrome c3 family protein: MKFCTEHGAILAFCGVCLTITPLWAEGDGPEQVVIQSTIDTEKVPRPAFLPHHTHQWLDCDGCHHGKGPDGKKVDYIAGQTIEHCESCHNTKTTMQERLRTVKLAGHKLCMECHLQNDKELARCGVCHTKK; the protein is encoded by the coding sequence ATGAAATTTTGCACGGAACATGGAGCCATCCTCGCCTTCTGTGGGGTCTGCCTCACCATTACCCCGCTCTGGGCAGAGGGGGACGGGCCAGAGCAGGTGGTGATCCAGTCAACGATCGACACCGAAAAAGTACCGCGCCCTGCCTTTCTTCCCCACCATACCCACCAATGGCTCGATTGCGACGGCTGCCATCATGGTAAAGGTCCGGATGGGAAAAAGGTGGATTACATTGCCGGACAGACAATCGAACATTGCGAGAGCTGTCATAACACCAAGACCACCATGCAGGAGCGGTTGCGAACGGTGAAACTGGCGGGTCACAAACTGTGTATGGAATGTCACCTGCAAAACGACAAGGAATTGGCCCGATGCGGGGTCTGTCACACCAAAAAATAG
- a CDS encoding C-GCAxxG-C-C family protein: protein MQDQHQQENGLSRRQWMLGTGALAATAALSHLGDWLPSAQAAGGSTEKWPWPYEKLNPNITAELAYKEWYRVYCGCAVISSVFNQLREKVGEPYTSFPIDAFVFLEGGVASWGTICGSNAGANIVANLIIGPRISGAEAGHLIGTDIMQWYCESALPVYKPKEPKIREPIPQTISESPLCHVSVGKWMAVADKPVGSPERKDRCARVTASVAYHLVELLNAWKDGDYDEEGDWTPISDYGINAQPNCMECHAGGVPAAPRKKI from the coding sequence ATGCAGGACCAACACCAACAAGAAAATGGCCTCTCGCGGCGGCAGTGGATGCTCGGAACCGGCGCTCTTGCCGCCACCGCAGCCTTGAGCCATCTGGGCGACTGGCTGCCTTCAGCCCAGGCCGCTGGCGGCAGTACCGAAAAATGGCCCTGGCCCTATGAAAAGCTCAATCCGAACATCACCGCCGAACTCGCCTACAAGGAGTGGTATCGGGTGTACTGCGGCTGTGCGGTCATCAGCAGTGTTTTCAACCAGTTGCGGGAAAAGGTCGGAGAGCCGTATACCTCTTTTCCCATTGATGCCTTCGTCTTTCTTGAAGGCGGTGTTGCCAGTTGGGGGACCATCTGCGGGTCCAACGCCGGAGCGAACATCGTGGCCAACCTGATCATCGGTCCGCGTATATCCGGGGCCGAGGCTGGCCACCTGATCGGCACCGACATCATGCAGTGGTACTGTGAATCCGCCTTGCCGGTCTACAAGCCCAAGGAACCGAAGATCCGTGAGCCCATCCCGCAAACCATTAGCGAATCGCCGCTTTGTCATGTTTCGGTGGGAAAATGGATGGCCGTGGCCGATAAACCGGTCGGCAGTCCGGAGCGCAAAGATCGATGCGCACGGGTCACCGCCAGCGTGGCCTATCACCTGGTCGAGTTACTCAATGCCTGGAAGGATGGGGACTACGACGAGGAGGGGGACTGGACCCCGATCTCGGATTATGGCATCAATGCCCAGCCCAACTGTATGGAATGCCACGCCGGCGGGGTGCCCGCAGCGCCCCGGAAAAAAATCTGA
- a CDS encoding molybdopterin-dependent oxidoreductase — MENFLPSATTNDETAAVALTICGRVSKPLSFSVTDLQSMDCLDTGTLPMICGSGEPKGKIGNLRGVLLADLINQAEVVVTAHNDTKKMYVVTSSDDGYKTVFAWQEIFNSANGEGILVILEREGQPLHQGNGDVDLISAKDHLTGPRYVRRLKTVEIIMVE; from the coding sequence ATGGAAAATTTTCTTCCCTCGGCAACGACAAACGACGAAACTGCAGCCGTTGCTCTCACCATCTGCGGACGAGTGAGCAAACCTTTGTCCTTTTCCGTCACGGACCTGCAATCCATGGATTGCCTGGACACCGGAACTCTGCCCATGATCTGCGGCAGCGGCGAGCCCAAGGGCAAGATCGGTAACTTGCGTGGCGTCCTGCTTGCCGACCTGATCAACCAGGCCGAGGTGGTGGTTACCGCCCATAACGACACCAAAAAGATGTACGTGGTGACCTCATCCGACGATGGCTACAAAACAGTCTTTGCCTGGCAGGAAATTTTCAATTCCGCAAACGGCGAAGGAATCCTGGTGATCCTGGAAAGGGAGGGGCAGCCCTTGCATCAAGGCAACGGCGATGTCGACCTGATCTCCGCCAAAGACCATCTCACCGGCCCCCGCTATGTGCGTCGTCTGAAGACCGTTGAGATCATTATGGTCGAATAA
- a CDS encoding FmdE family protein, giving the protein MFNHTAFDQHLHAAVAFHGHLCLGQVIGVRLAMFGLSLVGIDDPLGADRKKLIVFVEIDRCAADAIMTVTGSRIGRRSLKVIDYGKMAATFVNLETGVAFRIFSRPEAQDNALARYPDLDEKAAQIRAYQEMDDAEMFEVLPVRVPIKCEDMPGSPTRKVRCEICGEYVLDARDIEQNGHTLCRPCASGTPYYTIDQSHTEPLPEAVGQ; this is encoded by the coding sequence ATGTTCAACCATACAGCTTTTGATCAGCATCTTCATGCGGCAGTCGCGTTTCACGGCCATCTCTGCCTGGGTCAGGTGATAGGCGTGCGTCTGGCTATGTTTGGCCTGAGCCTGGTGGGGATCGACGATCCCCTGGGAGCCGACCGGAAAAAGCTGATTGTCTTTGTCGAAATAGACCGGTGCGCAGCCGACGCGATCATGACCGTAACCGGCTCCCGCATCGGCCGTCGTAGTCTGAAAGTCATTGATTACGGCAAGATGGCAGCCACCTTTGTCAACCTGGAAACAGGCGTGGCCTTTCGCATCTTCTCCCGGCCCGAGGCCCAGGACAATGCCCTTGCCCGCTACCCCGACCTCGATGAAAAAGCCGCACAGATACGGGCCTATCAGGAGATGGACGACGCCGAAATGTTCGAGGTTCTGCCGGTCCGGGTACCGATCAAATGCGAGGACATGCCCGGTAGCCCCACGCGCAAAGTCCGCTGTGAAATCTGCGGAGAATATGTGCTGGATGCCCGCGATATCGAGCAAAACGGCCACACGCTGTGCCGGCCTTGCGCCTCCGGGACTCCCTATTACACCATCGACCAATCCCACACCGAACCTCTCCCCGAGGCGGTTGGGCAATGA
- a CDS encoding class I SAM-dependent methyltransferase — protein MHSLDWNIAWQEARKKRRGERSDSAHWNKRASSFAQNARKSTYADDFVHLLTPQPHWSVLDVGCGAGTLAIPLSPRVKSVTAIDFSATMIELLNDQCAERGLGNIHTSVTGWEDDWDQAGIGEHDVAIASRSLVVDDLRTAIMKLNNKARHRIYITSLVGDGPFDRRIFEAIERKLDRGPDYIYVYNLLHQMGIHAEIRFIFNGGGKKLFQNIDDAIAQFHWMLDSLNEEEEARLRTFFEANLCKTAGGWTLPYQHTVRWAVIYWTREQ, from the coding sequence ATGCATTCTCTTGATTGGAACATCGCCTGGCAGGAGGCACGAAAAAAAAGACGTGGAGAACGCAGCGACAGCGCCCATTGGAACAAACGGGCCTCCTCCTTCGCCCAAAATGCGCGCAAGAGCACCTATGCCGATGACTTTGTCCATCTCCTTACCCCGCAGCCTCACTGGAGTGTGCTCGATGTCGGCTGTGGTGCGGGCACCTTGGCCATCCCACTCTCGCCCCGGGTCAAGAGCGTGACCGCCATAGATTTTTCCGCAACCATGATTGAGTTGCTCAACGACCAATGTGCGGAAAGGGGCCTCGGCAATATCCACACCAGCGTCACCGGCTGGGAGGACGATTGGGATCAGGCAGGCATTGGAGAGCACGACGTGGCCATCGCCTCACGCTCGCTGGTGGTCGACGATCTCCGAACCGCGATCATGAAGCTCAACAACAAGGCGCGACACCGCATCTACATCACCTCGCTGGTCGGCGATGGGCCCTTTGACCGCCGCATCTTCGAGGCCATAGAGCGCAAGCTCGACCGCGGTCCAGACTACATCTACGTCTACAACCTGCTCCACCAGATGGGCATCCATGCGGAAATCAGGTTCATCTTCAACGGCGGCGGCAAGAAACTCTTTCAAAACATAGACGATGCCATAGCGCAGTTCCACTGGATGCTCGACAGTCTGAATGAGGAGGAAGAAGCTCGCCTCCGCACCTTTTTCGAGGCCAATCTCTGCAAAACCGCAGGTGGGTGGACCCTCCCCTATCAGCACACCGTTCGTTGGGCGGTCATTTACTGGACGAGAGAACAATGA
- a CDS encoding class I SAM-dependent methyltransferase, with translation MKINARQFDSIARTVFAPVYPLIADQIIEHTGITSGLCLDVGCGPGYLGAAIACKTDLRLLFFDQSTEMLQLCEHTIDENGLRSRAGLLPGDIGSIALPDGSVDLVISRGSIFFWEDLPQAFAEIHRVLAPGGKTFLGGGFGNAVLKASIRQEMANRNQGKDQFGQKMRANLGPEMRQRFEEGLQEAKIDHFTILQDEDIGLWIMMEKS, from the coding sequence ATGAAGATCAATGCCCGCCAATTCGATTCTATCGCCCGGACTGTGTTTGCGCCGGTGTATCCGCTTATCGCCGATCAAATAATCGAACACACCGGTATCACCAGCGGTCTCTGCCTGGATGTGGGCTGCGGCCCTGGTTACCTCGGCGCGGCAATTGCGTGCAAGACAGACCTGCGTCTGTTGTTTTTTGACCAATCGACAGAGATGCTCCAACTCTGCGAGCACACCATTGATGAAAACGGATTGCGGAGCCGGGCCGGACTGCTGCCGGGCGATATTGGCTCCATCGCCTTGCCGGACGGCTCCGTGGATCTCGTTATCAGTCGTGGCTCGATCTTTTTCTGGGAGGATCTCCCCCAGGCCTTTGCTGAAATCCACAGGGTCCTGGCACCGGGCGGCAAAACCTTTCTTGGAGGAGGGTTTGGCAACGCTGTGCTGAAGGCATCGATTCGTCAGGAAATGGCAAATCGCAACCAGGGCAAGGATCAGTTCGGACAAAAGATGCGCGCAAACCTAGGTCCCGAGATGCGGCAACGTTTTGAAGAAGGTCTGCAGGAGGCGAAGATCGACCATTTCACCATTCTCCAGGACGAGGACATCGGCCTGTGGATCATGATGGAAAAAAGCTGA
- a CDS encoding TonB-dependent receptor plug domain-containing protein has translation MTQQFTRTRTRMAGRLATALVLATAAPAQAADTSTAETSQELKAIVVEDSSDSQRQDLKADSTTNLYRVEASARFGTEVFTEKDIKNLHPENVFDLLDKAAGINLIYQGRRSPYIVEERGGGTFTYIIDGAVLPPSANRILYKFPVAAIEEMQIVRGSTALTLGPSIPIGASNTGSGLNTGFIIIRTKQPKKTEGVVTASAEKANGGHPIETSESAYLGTRFGGAKEGEQPGPIQGYVAGLVSNMDRPSQDSWFDGRSNTGGMASGGFTYGKFNLNMMAYKDSGELEMQRGVSTTGALMSEKWWYDPLETTLYTSDMAMQWTANQTTLFNIFKTEYDQTEHNGSFTSSTTSIREFNEETSGFGLRHNARFGNTLIQAGWQMSNSQGFGPNLSSSYNRYDTTINGWSASIEQKLFDERLVLDAGYREDTKHIDYSSTSAANNDANNDVDMAPSKIYALGARYTINDMFALNGRYYNGDQGTADDFSMRSLSGDLHAERQERIELALEANIRPWFQPTLTYFDIDTENAKTASNTTYVVNGDTYYYYTESDELRRGLELMIKGTLFENTTYTFSWTRMLEAETTSGGVTSDAIGLSTPENLFGLTISHTWQPYRFNLSIKQVDQWTQTSSPKGTYTVDGIGDYTRIDANIQRDFQLASTVLTATLFGRNLGDDNYSTRYVTGYYPDRGRTVGLELSWAF, from the coding sequence ATGACCCAGCAGTTCACCCGCACCCGTACCCGCATGGCCGGAAGGCTTGCCACAGCCCTTGTTCTCGCTACCGCGGCGCCGGCCCAGGCCGCCGACACCTCAACCGCCGAAACCAGCCAGGAACTCAAGGCGATCGTGGTCGAGGACAGCAGCGACAGCCAACGCCAGGATCTCAAAGCCGACAGCACCACCAACCTCTACCGGGTCGAAGCCAGCGCCCGTTTCGGCACCGAGGTATTCACCGAAAAGGACATCAAGAATCTCCACCCGGAAAACGTGTTTGACCTGCTGGACAAGGCGGCCGGCATCAACCTGATCTACCAGGGCCGGCGCAGCCCTTACATCGTCGAGGAACGAGGCGGCGGCACCTTTACCTACATCATCGATGGCGCGGTACTCCCTCCCTCAGCCAACCGCATCCTCTATAAATTCCCGGTGGCCGCCATTGAGGAGATGCAGATCGTGCGCGGCTCCACCGCCCTCACTCTCGGCCCCTCCATTCCCATCGGCGCCTCCAATACCGGTTCCGGCCTCAATACCGGTTTCATCATCATCCGCACCAAACAGCCTAAAAAAACAGAGGGGGTGGTTACGGCCTCCGCGGAAAAGGCCAATGGCGGACATCCCATTGAAACCAGCGAGAGCGCCTACCTCGGCACCAGGTTCGGAGGCGCCAAGGAGGGAGAGCAGCCGGGCCCGATTCAGGGGTATGTAGCCGGACTGGTGAGCAACATGGACCGCCCCAGCCAGGACAGCTGGTTCGACGGCCGCTCCAATACCGGAGGCATGGCCAGTGGCGGTTTCACCTATGGGAAATTCAACCTCAACATGATGGCCTATAAGGATTCCGGTGAGTTGGAGATGCAACGCGGCGTCTCCACCACCGGCGCCCTGATGTCGGAAAAATGGTGGTACGACCCTCTTGAAACCACGCTCTACACCAGCGACATGGCCATGCAGTGGACCGCCAACCAGACAACGTTGTTCAACATTTTCAAGACCGAATACGACCAGACCGAGCACAACGGCAGCTTCACCTCCTCAACGACCTCAATTCGTGAATTCAACGAGGAAACCAGCGGTTTTGGGCTGCGGCACAATGCCCGCTTCGGCAATACCCTGATCCAGGCTGGCTGGCAAATGTCCAACAGCCAGGGATTTGGCCCCAACCTGAGCAGTTCCTACAACCGCTACGACACCACCATCAATGGATGGTCGGCATCGATTGAGCAAAAGCTCTTTGACGAACGTCTTGTCCTTGATGCCGGTTATCGCGAAGATACGAAGCACATCGACTACTCGAGTACATCCGCAGCCAATAACGACGCCAACAACGATGTCGACATGGCCCCGTCCAAAATCTATGCCCTGGGAGCGCGTTACACGATCAACGACATGTTTGCCCTGAACGGCCGCTATTACAATGGCGACCAGGGCACGGCGGACGATTTTTCCATGCGTTCCCTCAGTGGCGATCTCCACGCCGAACGCCAGGAACGAATCGAGCTGGCCCTGGAGGCAAACATCCGCCCCTGGTTTCAGCCCACCCTCACCTATTTCGACATCGACACCGAAAACGCCAAAACTGCCTCGAACACCACCTACGTGGTCAACGGCGATACCTACTATTACTACACCGAATCCGACGAGCTCAGGCGAGGCCTGGAGTTGATGATCAAGGGCACCCTCTTTGAAAACACGACCTACACATTCAGCTGGACCCGCATGTTGGAGGCCGAAACCACCTCTGGCGGCGTCACCAGCGATGCCATCGGCCTGAGCACCCCGGAAAATTTGTTCGGCCTGACCATCAGCCACACCTGGCAGCCCTACCGCTTCAATCTCTCTATCAAGCAGGTCGACCAATGGACCCAGACCTCCAGCCCCAAGGGGACCTACACCGTGGACGGCATCGGGGACTACACCCGTATCGACGCCAACATTCAGCGCGACTTTCAGCTGGCAAGTACGGTGCTGACCGCCACCCTGTTTGGCCGCAATCTCGGTGACGACAACTATTCCACCCGCTATGTCACCGGCTATTACCCGGATCGGGGAAGAACCGTGGGCCTGGAACTGTCCTGGGCGTTTTGA